In the genome of Catenulispora sp. EB89, the window GTGGAGAACGCGCACGTCTCGGGCATCATGACCTCCTACAACGCGGTCAACGGCACGCCCTCCCCGGCCGACACCTACACCGTCGACGAACTCCTGCAGGCCACCTACGGCTTCGCCGGCTACACCACCTCCGACTGCGGCGCGATCGGCGACGTCTACGGCGCCGCCTCGCACGGCTGGGCCCCGCCCGGCTGGACCAGCAACGGCACCAGCTGGACGAACACCGCCACCGGCAAGCAGATCCCGGCCGCGGCCGGCGGCCAGGCCTTCGCGATCCGCGCCGGCACCCAGCTCAACTGCGCCGGCGGGGAGATGACCACGGCGAACATCAGCGCGGCCATCGACCTCGGCCTGCTGTCGACCGGCGTCGTCGACGCCACCTTGACCCGGCTGTTCACGGTGCGGATGCAGACCGGCGAGTTCGACCCGGCGAGCAAGGTCGCGTACACGAAGATCACCAAGGCGCAGATCGAGTCCCCGGCGCACCAGGCGCTGGCCGAGAAGGTCGCCGCCAACGACATCGTGCTGCTGCAGAACAACACCCTCGCCGGCACGTCCTCGAAGCTGCTGCCGGTGGACCCGGCGAAGACCGACAGCATCGTGATCGTCGGCGATCTGGCGAACAAGGTGACCCTCGGCGGCTACTCCGGGGAGCCGACGTACCAGGTGAACGCGGTGCAGGGCATCACCGCGGCGGTGAAGGCCGCGAACCCCTCGGCCACCGTCACCTTCGACGCCTGCGGCACCTCCACCAAGGCCACCACGCCGGCCGCGTGCTCGGCCGCGACCCAGGCCTCGATCAAGACCGCGAGCCTGGTCCTGGTGGTCGCCGGCTCCGACACCAGCGTGGCCGACGAGGCCAACGACCGCAGCACCCTGGCGCTGCCGGGCAACTACGACTCGCTGATCACCCAGGTCGCCGCGCTCGGCAACCCGCGCACCGCGCTGGTGATGCAGGCCGACGGCCCCTACGACATCCAGGCCGCCCAGAAGGACTTCCCCGCGATCGTCTTCAGCGGCTACAACGGCCAGAGCCAGGGCACCGCGCTGGCACAGGTGCTCTTCGGCCGGCAGAACCCGGCCGGGCACCTGAACTTCACCTGGTACGCCGGCGACGCGCAGCTCGCGCCGATGGACAACTACGGCCTGACCCCCTCGCAGACCGCCGGGCTCGGACGGACCTACCAGTACTTCACCGGGACCCCGACCTATCCCTTCGGCTACGGCCAGTCCTACACCGCCTTCGCGTACTCCCACGTCCAGGTCGGCCCGCAGAGCACGTCGGCGGACGGCACCGTGCACGTCGGCTTCGACGTCACCAACACCGGAACCGCCGCCGGCACCACGGTCGCCCAGCTCTACGCCGCGCCTCCCGGCGCCGGCACCGCTGACACCGCCCGCGAACAGCTCGCCGGATTCCAGAAGACCAAGACGCTCCAGCCCGGCCAGTCCCAGCACATCTCCTTGTCGGTCAAGGTCTCCAGCCTCAGCCGCTGGGACGAGAGCACCCTGAAGCAGGTCGTCGCCGACGGCGCCTACCAGTTCCGGGTCGGCCCGGACTCGGCCACGGCCGCCGGCTCCGGCACCGTGACCGTGCACGGCACGATGACCCCGCACGTGCAGTCCGTCGCCGTCCAGCCCGACCAGGTGGTCTTCAACGCCGGCCAGACGCTGGACCTCACCGCCGCCAACCCCTGGATCGCGCCCGACACCAACGCCACGCTGGAGCAGACCCACGCCCCGGCGGCCAACGTCGTCGAGGCCGTGAACGACGACCAGTCCTTCGCCGACCTCGCGCACTCCCACGTCCGCTACAGCACCAGCGACCCGCGGGTCGCCACGGTCAGCGACGCCGGCGTCGTGACCATGCGCGCGCCGGGTGCGGCGTCGATCAAGGTGACGGTGAACGGCGTGACCGGCACCGCCCCGATCGTCGTGCAGGACCCGTTCACGCTGGCCGCCCCGGGCATCGTGAAGCCGGCGACCAGCGTCACCGCGACTGAGACGTTCACCAACACCAGCGCCAAGGCCGTGCGCGGCCTGAAGCTCGGCCTGACCACGCCGACCGGCTGGACCGCGACCGCGACCACGCCGGTCTCCGTGCCGAGCCTGGCCCCCGGCCAGAAGGTGACGGCCAGCTGGAGCGTCGCGATCCCGGCGAGCGCGAGCCCCGGCACGCAGACCGAGCTGGACGCCGTCACCTCCTTCACCGGCGGCGCCGGTCCTGACACCCAGACCACGGTCGGCCCGGTGACGGTGACCTCCGGCGCCACCCCCGAGCAAGCCACGCCGCTGATTACCGGGACCAGCCCAGCCGCCGGATCGCTCCAGGTCGTGCTGAACAACCCCTCCGACACCGCCACGACGGTCACCGCGGTCAAGTGGCAGCTCGGCACCCTGTCGGGCACCGCGCCGGTGAGCGCGACGATGCCGGCGGGATCGTCGACCACTGTCACGGTCCCGGTCACCGGCATCAGCTTCGCGACCATCTATCCGCTCACGGTGTCCAGCGTGATCTCCGGCGGCCTGTCCTCGGAGAATCTGGGCGGGCACGTCACGTTCCTGCCGGTGGTCAACAAGAGCCTGGGCAGTTCCTGGACGGTGGCGCAGGTCCAGGACGGCCCGTATGTGGACATGGCCACCACTGCGGACGGGACCTGGGGCTCGCTGGACGGCTCCCTGCCGTACGGCGGCGCGTCCTACCTGTCGGGCAAGATGTGGTTCGACTGGGACGCGAAGAACCTCTACATCACCGCGGACATGACAGAGGCTGCGTTCTCCCAGACCAACACCGGCGGTGACATCTGGAAGGGTGACAGCCTGCAGGTGTCGGCGACCTCGGGGGTGCCGGGATCGGCGGTCGCCACCAGCAACGATTCGCTGGAGGGGCATTACGAGTACGGAGCCGCGCTCACTCCGGCGGGCTCGCAGCTGTACCGCTGGTTCAGCCCGTCGCAGGGCTCTGGCTTGGTCACCGACGCCTCGGTCAACGTGACCCGGGACGACACGAACCACACCACGCTGTACGAGGTCGCGATCCCGTGGAGCGATCTCACCTCGTTGCAGCCGACGGCGAACTCGGTGTTCTCCATCTCGGCGATGTTCAACAACGTCGACACCGGTGTGCGCAACGGGTACCTGCAGTGGGGCGGCGGTATCGGCGACAACAAGAACGTCGCCGAGTTCAACATGGCGCAGCTGATGCCGGCGGCCGGATCGTGAGCGCGGGGGAGAGCGTGCCTTCCACCTCACCCTCGCCACTGCGCGTGGGCCTGGTCGGCCACGGCTTCATGGGCCGGATGCACTCGCTGGCCTGGCAGACCGTGGGCCGCGCCGTCGAGCTGCCGCTGGTGCCCGAGCTGACCGCGATCGCCGGCCGCGACCCCGCGGCCGTCGAGCAGGCGGCGCGCGCCTGGGGCTGGCAGTCCTGGACCGACGACTGGCGGACGCTGGTCGAGCGGGACGACATCGACGTCATCGACATCACCACCCCCGGCGCGCTGCACGCCGAGATCGCGCTGGCGGCGCTGGCCGCGGGCAAGCACGTGCTGTGCGAGAAGCCGCTGGCGAACACGCTGGACGAGGCGCGGGAGATGACGGCGGCGGCGCAGGACGCGGCGGCGCGTGGAGTCCTGTCGATGGTCGGGTTCAACTACCGGCGGACTCCGGCGCTCGCGCTCGCGCGGGATCTGGTGGCGCAGGGCCGGGTCGGCGACGTCCGGCACATCCGGGCCGTCTACCTGCAGGACTGGATCAACGATCCGGAGTTCCCGCTGGTCTGGCGGCTGCGCAAGGAGGAGGCGGGATCCGGGGCGCTCGGCGACCTCGGGGCGCATCTGGTCGATCTCGCGTACTTCCTGACCGGTCGGCGCATCACCGGTCTGAGTGCCCTGACCCGGACGTTCGTCGAGGAGCGGCCGCTGGCGACGTCCGCGTCGGGGCTGAGCGGGGCCGCCGGGAGCGAGCGGGGCCGGGTGACGGTCGACGACGCGGCGGCGTTCTTCGCCGACTGCGAGGGCGGGGCGCTGGCGACGTTCGAGGCCACGCGGTTCGCGCCGGGGCGGAAGAACGCGATGCGGATCGAGGTGAACGGCTCGGACGGCAGCGTCGCGTTCGACTTCGAGGCGATGAACGAGCTGCAGTTCTACGACGCGACCGCTGATGCCGCCAATGCCGCCGGTGCCGGGTTCAGCCGCATCCTGGCCACTGAACCGCAGCACCCTTATTTGGACGCGTGGTGGCCGCCCGGGCACGGCCTGGGGTACGACCA includes:
- a CDS encoding glycoside hydrolase family 3 C-terminal domain-containing protein gives rise to the protein MHPMMRPVRTLLCTALALALVPAAAYASPQAASASDAQAAAAAQPIYLNTHYTFAERAADLVSRMTLPEKVAQLQTNSAPAIPRLGVQEYTYWSEGQHGINTLGADSNRGSVTGGVHATSFPVNFASTMSWDPELTYQETTAISDEVRGELDKSLWGTGQNNLGPSASDYGALTFWAPNVNMDRDPLWGRTNESFGEDPYLTSAMAGAFVDGYQGETINGQQQTPYLKVAATAKHYALNNVEDSRHTGSSDTTDANIRDYYTKQFASLVENAHVSGIMTSYNAVNGTPSPADTYTVDELLQATYGFAGYTTSDCGAIGDVYGAASHGWAPPGWTSNGTSWTNTATGKQIPAAAGGQAFAIRAGTQLNCAGGEMTTANISAAIDLGLLSTGVVDATLTRLFTVRMQTGEFDPASKVAYTKITKAQIESPAHQALAEKVAANDIVLLQNNTLAGTSSKLLPVDPAKTDSIVIVGDLANKVTLGGYSGEPTYQVNAVQGITAAVKAANPSATVTFDACGTSTKATTPAACSAATQASIKTASLVLVVAGSDTSVADEANDRSTLALPGNYDSLITQVAALGNPRTALVMQADGPYDIQAAQKDFPAIVFSGYNGQSQGTALAQVLFGRQNPAGHLNFTWYAGDAQLAPMDNYGLTPSQTAGLGRTYQYFTGTPTYPFGYGQSYTAFAYSHVQVGPQSTSADGTVHVGFDVTNTGTAAGTTVAQLYAAPPGAGTADTAREQLAGFQKTKTLQPGQSQHISLSVKVSSLSRWDESTLKQVVADGAYQFRVGPDSATAAGSGTVTVHGTMTPHVQSVAVQPDQVVFNAGQTLDLTAANPWIAPDTNATLEQTHAPAANVVEAVNDDQSFADLAHSHVRYSTSDPRVATVSDAGVVTMRAPGAASIKVTVNGVTGTAPIVVQDPFTLAAPGIVKPATSVTATETFTNTSAKAVRGLKLGLTTPTGWTATATTPVSVPSLAPGQKVTASWSVAIPASASPGTQTELDAVTSFTGGAGPDTQTTVGPVTVTSGATPEQATPLITGTSPAAGSLQVVLNNPSDTATTVTAVKWQLGTLSGTAPVSATMPAGSSTTVTVPVTGISFATIYPLTVSSVISGGLSSENLGGHVTFLPVVNKSLGSSWTVAQVQDGPYVDMATTADGTWGSLDGSLPYGGASYLSGKMWFDWDAKNLYITADMTEAAFSQTNTGGDIWKGDSLQVSATSGVPGSAVATSNDSLEGHYEYGAALTPAGSQLYRWFSPSQGSGLVTDASVNVTRDDTNHTTLYEVAIPWSDLTSLQPTANSVFSISAMFNNVDTGVRNGYLQWGGGIGDNKNVAEFNMAQLMPAAGS
- a CDS encoding Gfo/Idh/MocA family protein, giving the protein MSAGESVPSTSPSPLRVGLVGHGFMGRMHSLAWQTVGRAVELPLVPELTAIAGRDPAAVEQAARAWGWQSWTDDWRTLVERDDIDVIDITTPGALHAEIALAALAAGKHVLCEKPLANTLDEAREMTAAAQDAAARGVLSMVGFNYRRTPALALARDLVAQGRVGDVRHIRAVYLQDWINDPEFPLVWRLRKEEAGSGALGDLGAHLVDLAYFLTGRRITGLSALTRTFVEERPLATSASGLSGAAGSERGRVTVDDAAAFFADCEGGALATFEATRFAPGRKNAMRIEVNGSDGSVAFDFEAMNELQFYDATADAANAAGAGFSRILATEPQHPYLDAWWPPGHGLGYDHTFVNQKRDLVEAIAAGKPPVPSFADGLYVQGVLAAVEDSAANRSAWTAVTTEEQP